A single region of the Labrus bergylta chromosome 10, fLabBer1.1, whole genome shotgun sequence genome encodes:
- the LOC109981948 gene encoding glutathione S-transferase omega-1, whose protein sequence is MSTEKCFAKGSAAPASVPEDHIRLYSMRFCPFAHRARLVLNAKGIKHETININLKDKPDWFLERNPLGLVPTLETPAGEVIYESPITCDYLDEVYPEKKLLPSSPYGKAQQKMMLEHFSKVTPYFYKIPTGRKNGDDVSGLEAELKEKFAKLNEDLVNKKTKFFGGDSITMIDYMMWPFFERLEIFELKHCLDGTPELKKWTECMMEDPAVKATTHSMDTYKAFYQSYVDGKPNYDLGL, encoded by the exons ATGTCTACTGAAAAGTGCTTCGCCAAAG GCAGTGCTGCACCTGCTTCAGTGCCCGAAGACCACATCAGACTTTACAGCATGAGATTCTGCCCCTTCGCTCACCGGGCTAGACTTGTTCTGAATGCCAAAGGGATCAa GCACGAAACGATCAATATCAACCTGAAAGACAAACCTGACTGGTTCCTTGAGAGGAACCCCCTCGGTCTTGTCCCCACACTGGAGACCCCTGCTGGTGAGGTGATCTACGAGTCCCCCATCACCTGTGACTACCTGGATGAAGTCTACCCTGAGAAGAAGCtgcttccttcctctccttatGGTAAAGCTCAACAGAAGATGATGCTGGAGCATTTCTCTAAG GTAACTCCATACTTCTACAAGATCCCAACTGGGAGAAAGAATGGAGATGATGTCTCAGGGCTGGAGGCTGAACTGAAAGAGAAGTTTGCCAAATTAAATGAG gACCTTGTCAACAAGAAAACCAAGTTCTTCGGCGGTGATTCCATCACAATGATCGACTACATGATGTGGCCATTCTTTGAGAGGCTTGAGATCTTCGAACTGAAACA CTGCCTTGACGGTACACCTGAGCTGAAGAAGTGGACCGAGTGCATGATGGAGGATCCCGCTGTCAAAGCCACCACACACAGCATGGACACCTACAAGGCCTTCTACCAGAGCTACGTGGACGGGAAACCCAACTACGACCTGGGCCtgtag